A DNA window from Brassica napus cultivar Da-Ae chromosome C1, Da-Ae, whole genome shotgun sequence contains the following coding sequences:
- the LOC106373195 gene encoding uncharacterized protein LOC106373195 isoform X1, which translates to MAGGDDASRLETGVWWDLNTCPVPAGVDPLCVRRCIETALEKKIGRASAVSIYAMGNLEYICSYFLEQISYSEIILIHAPCSVMELYGFLEEWSTSMITTEGSKGYTMLISDDFRIADPCLFQLFPGFTNFCAYPKDGRPLPLAEQRDPIVLANEFVWETLLFDNYAYTGDMTVREPLYICNVCNTYYEIFDEFFTHLKSEEHRTQLFDCVPLDDHKNPKHFCQVCNYLAFDNYNLLLHTKSEEHNRKLQAQEEDCKSRKRSPQLDLVGQRNKMQSLERGKQ; encoded by the exons ATGGCAGGAG GTGATGATGCGTCACGACTGGAGACGGGAGTGTGGTGGGACCTCAACACGTGTCCGGTTCCCGCTGGTGTTGACCCTCTTTGTGTCCGTCGGTGTATAGAAACTGCGTTGGAGAAGAAGATTGGTCGTGCTTCTGCAGTCAGCATCTATGCCATGGGCAACCTAGAATACATCTGTAGTTACTTCTTGGAACAGATCTCTTACTCTGAAATCATTCTTATTCACGCCCCCTGCA GTGTGATGGAATTATATGGTTTTCTCGAAGAATGGTCTACATCCATGATCACAACCGAGGGTTCCAAGGGTTACACAATGCTGATATCCGATGATTTTAGGATTGCTGATCCTTGTCTTTTTCAGCTTTTTCCTGGATTCACTAATTTTTGTGCATATCCAAAAGATGGTCGGCCACTTCCCCTTGCCGAGCAAAGAGATCCTATAGTGTTGGCCAATGAGTTTGTCTGGGAAACTTTATTGTTTGATAATTATGCCTACACAGGTGACATGACCGTGAGAGAACCTCTCTACATTTGCAACGTATGCAATACTTATTACGAAATATTTGACGAATTCTTCACTCATCTCAAGAGTGAAGAACACAGAACGCAG tTGTTTGATTGTGTGCCCCTCGACGACCACAAGAACCCTAAACATTTTTGCCAAGTTTGCAATTATCTCGCCTTCGACAATTATAACTTGCTCCTCCATACCAAAAGTGAAGAACATAATCGGAAG CTGCAGGCTCAAGAAGAGGATTGCAAGAGCAGGAAGAGAAGTCCACAATTGGATCTCGTTGGCCAGAGAAACAAGATGCAATCTCTTGAACGAGGCAAACAGTGA
- the LOC106373195 gene encoding uncharacterized protein LOC106373195 isoform X2, giving the protein MAGGDDASRLETGVWWDLNTCPVPAGVDPLCVRRCIETALEKKIGRASAVSIYAMGNLEYICSYFLEQISYSEIILIHAPCSVMELYGFLEEWSTSMITTEGSKGYTMLISDDFRIADPCLFQLFPGFTNFCAYPKDGRPLPLAEQRDPIVLANEFVWETLLFDNYAYTGDMTVREPLYICNVCNTYYEIFDEFFTHLKSEEHRTQLFDCVPLDDHKNPKHFCQVCNYLAFDNYNLLLHTKSEEHNRKAQEEDCKSRKRSPQLDLVGQRNKMQSLERGKQ; this is encoded by the exons ATGGCAGGAG GTGATGATGCGTCACGACTGGAGACGGGAGTGTGGTGGGACCTCAACACGTGTCCGGTTCCCGCTGGTGTTGACCCTCTTTGTGTCCGTCGGTGTATAGAAACTGCGTTGGAGAAGAAGATTGGTCGTGCTTCTGCAGTCAGCATCTATGCCATGGGCAACCTAGAATACATCTGTAGTTACTTCTTGGAACAGATCTCTTACTCTGAAATCATTCTTATTCACGCCCCCTGCA GTGTGATGGAATTATATGGTTTTCTCGAAGAATGGTCTACATCCATGATCACAACCGAGGGTTCCAAGGGTTACACAATGCTGATATCCGATGATTTTAGGATTGCTGATCCTTGTCTTTTTCAGCTTTTTCCTGGATTCACTAATTTTTGTGCATATCCAAAAGATGGTCGGCCACTTCCCCTTGCCGAGCAAAGAGATCCTATAGTGTTGGCCAATGAGTTTGTCTGGGAAACTTTATTGTTTGATAATTATGCCTACACAGGTGACATGACCGTGAGAGAACCTCTCTACATTTGCAACGTATGCAATACTTATTACGAAATATTTGACGAATTCTTCACTCATCTCAAGAGTGAAGAACACAGAACGCAG tTGTTTGATTGTGTGCCCCTCGACGACCACAAGAACCCTAAACATTTTTGCCAAGTTTGCAATTATCTCGCCTTCGACAATTATAACTTGCTCCTCCATACCAAAAGTGAAGAACATAATCGGAAG GCTCAAGAAGAGGATTGCAAGAGCAGGAAGAGAAGTCCACAATTGGATCTCGTTGGCCAGAGAAACAAGATGCAATCTCTTGAACGAGGCAAACAGTGA